The Streptomyces sp. NBC_00483 genome contains the following window.
CGTCCAGATCCACGTCGACGACCGCGAGGCGTTCGAGCCGGTACGCACCGGCATCGGCCTCCTGGTGACGGCCAAGAAGGCCTGGAAGGACTTCGGTTGGCGTCCCGACAACGCGATCGACCGGCTCACCGGGTCCACGCGGGTGCGCACGATGGTCGACGCGGGCGCGTCCACGGACGAGATCGTCGGGGCGTGGCAGCAGGAGCTGGCCGCATTCCGGGGCGTACGGCGCAAGTACCTCACGTACAAGTAGCCGCCGAGTGACCGGCATCTCGGGATCCGGGACGGGCATTCCGAGATATTGACTGGACGGTACACGGACAACGACAGTTCGGTCGTGCTCAAAGACGAATCGACCAGGGAAGACCTCGCCGAGGCGGAACCGGCGCAGGCTCAGCCGGAGAGCCTGCGCCGCGTGGCCGTGGCCAGCTTCATCGGCACGGCCATCGAGTTCTACGACTTCTACGTCTACGGAACGGCCGCCGCGCTCGTCCTCAACGCCGCGTTCTTCCCGAACCTCACCCCGATCAACGCCACCCTCGCCTCGTTCTCGACGTACGCCGTCGCGTTCGCGGCCCGCCCGATCGGCTCGCTGATCTTCGGCCACTTCGGCGACCGGATCGGCCGCAAGTCGGTCCTGGTGGCCTCGCTGCTCCTGATGGGCCTGTCGACGGCCTTCGTCGGCCTGCTGCCCGGGTACAGCACCCTCGGCCTGTGGGCGCCGATCCTCCTCGTGCTGCTCCGGTTCCTTCAGGGCGTCGGCCTCGGCGGCGAGTGGGGCGGGGCCGCGCTGCTCGCCGTGGAGCACGCGCCGCGCGGCAAACGCGGGTTGTTCGCCGCGTTCCCCCAACTCGGCCCGTCCGTAGGCTTCTTCGCCGCCACCGGCATCTTCTGGCTGCTTTCCGAGTCCCTCTCGGACGACGCCTTCAAGTCGTGGGGCTGGCGCATCCCGTTCCTGCTGTCGTTCCTCCTCGTGGCGGTCGGCCTGTTCGTCCGCCTGAAGATCAGCGAGACGCCGGTCTTCGCCAAGGTGATGGCGGAGCAGGAGGCCAGCAGGGCACCGGCGTTGGAGGTCTTCAAGCGGCACCCGAAGGAGATCCTGCTCGGCGCGGGCGGC
Protein-coding sequences here:
- a CDS encoding MFS transporter — translated: MLKDESTREDLAEAEPAQAQPESLRRVAVASFIGTAIEFYDFYVYGTAAALVLNAAFFPNLTPINATLASFSTYAVAFAARPIGSLIFGHFGDRIGRKSVLVASLLLMGLSTAFVGLLPGYSTLGLWAPILLVLLRFLQGVGLGGEWGGAALLAVEHAPRGKRGLFAAFPQLGPSVGFFAATGIFWLLSESLSDDAFKSWGWRIPFLLSFLLVAVGLFVRLKISETPVFAKVMAEQEASRAPALEVFKRHPKEILLGAGGMIIAYGLFYTATTYCLAYGTTTLGIPRSTMLAVSLVACLFLAAGTWLAATRSDGRGRRKMVLIGSSLAIVWGLALFPLMDTEKPVLIALALGGALFCMGVVYGPMGAYLPELFGAKVRYSGASFAYNLGGVLGGAVSPLIATRLQSALGSSSVGWYVSAMAVVSLLCVLALPETRERQLD